From one Flavobacterium sp. N502536 genomic stretch:
- a CDS encoding DUF1826 domain-containing protein, which translates to MNNTFSDSSQIGTVATFSELIHTDFEGEKNALCWYRNLDGDFKEIVAQLSLEENITEVHKEDLLALQLSEKGNIAREIILKDLQLLTDFGASPALNLLKCYERDDEFDFISTDVYSFHVDRSPIATDTFLCTYHGAASDIIPNTQAEQKILIPEIRSKLKELYDGPEEEFENFLKENYFDLHYQLHPDAEPVNLGLGHLWRLAVDHPKQRVLPCIHRAPVENEGEYRLLLIC; encoded by the coding sequence ATGAACAATACATTTTCCGACAGCAGCCAAATTGGAACGGTCGCTACTTTCTCTGAGCTTATACATACCGATTTCGAAGGAGAAAAGAATGCGCTATGCTGGTACAGAAACTTGGATGGCGATTTTAAGGAGATTGTAGCTCAGTTGTCTTTGGAAGAGAATATAACCGAAGTGCATAAGGAAGATCTATTGGCGCTTCAACTCTCAGAAAAGGGGAATATAGCCAGGGAAATAATCCTAAAAGATTTACAATTATTAACTGATTTTGGAGCTTCTCCGGCTCTTAATTTACTAAAGTGTTACGAACGCGATGATGAGTTTGATTTCATATCGACGGATGTATATTCGTTTCATGTAGATCGTTCGCCCATAGCAACGGATACTTTTTTATGCACCTATCACGGAGCGGCAAGTGATATTATTCCGAATACACAGGCAGAACAAAAAATTCTGATTCCGGAAATCCGATCAAAGTTAAAAGAGCTGTATGACGGACCAGAAGAAGAATTCGAAAACTTCCTGAAGGAGAATTATTTTGATTTGCATTATCAGCTACATCCGGATGCAGAACCTGTTAATCTAGGGTTAGGACATCTTTGGCGATTGGCTGTAGACCATCCCAAACAACGAGTGCTGCCGTGCATTCATAGAGCACCAGTAGAAAACGAGGGAGAATATCGGTTGTTGCTGATTTGTTAA